From Pyrenophora tritici-repentis strain M4 chromosome 1, whole genome shotgun sequence, the proteins below share one genomic window:
- a CDS encoding golgi transport complex subunit Cog4, with amino-acid sequence MAVEIDDAQDVFAAASVAQIHEALGQLHDQEASVTQRLNALIASQKDLSRELGRLDLLRARLGTQAVNTRAISNGMLSDAASTANRISSAVKRLDQEQSNVKATLDVVEQVAELKACVLGVHGSMGAPQDWETAAAYLSRAAKVPDTVVDGSFAEEMVPTAEVPDPPRLTLDAAAESLCGLFLREFEKAAEEGDGSKVTRFFKLFPLIGRTDVGLDAYGRYVCQGVASRARANFNSAAPAQRNEGFFYGNTITKLFEHIAQIVDGHEPLVERHYGPGMMQKVIERLQIEADVQGGIVLDTWHEERHIDRKLTEIKSYAFSFLVQSFLPAKPTNGTPRSSSPANGGVRTSEDQGVDMKEIDSLLGEGALILGRYALYARFLSDKCAPAEPEDRIDYGLVMPNFLATSNLHKKVSSHLIDPFNAMTTFFFRRSVEKAFQLDESPSDLTLNPSKPLGSNPPFITSAVDDVMYIVNQVLQRTLATSQRAVVSSVVPAVSHILGSEFIGMIQRKMRDESYPKPVIQGGLPPEDKVIAFLVLINNLDIANDYVKRIVHQQLGSQAQNGGEDIKSPLHDLFPFGHDATFVENTLKSMEKAFASKSGDLLNDGITVLFTNVLKPRIRPILAEAFRDIKYDIEEDDINGDEEEEDVDVVKSRFDRGWGIVIRPIKRILTSANFDRLLSLGLNYLASALEKRIRSYYGRVNELGAVRLERDVAGIIAAATSGGAYSLRDAFQKCTQMTLILNMEDDEFDEVADDTTGDSGISWVMDAEERKRVRAIVKG; translated from the exons ATGGCAGTCGAGATAGATGACGCGCAAGACGTATTCGCCGCCGCCAGCGTGGCTCAAATCCATGAAGCCCTGGGCCAATTGCACGACCAGGAAGCAAGCGTCACGCAGCGACTAAACGCACTCATCGCCTCGCAAAAGGACCTCTCGCGCGAACTCGGTCGTCTCGATCTGCTGCGCGCCCGTCTCGGTACCCAGGCCGTGAATACACGCGCCATCAGCAATGGCATGCTCTCCGATGCCGCCTCGACTGCGAACCGGATATCAAGTGCCGTCAAGCGTTTAGACCAGGAGCAGTCGAATGTAAAGGCGACACTAGACGTGGTGGAGCAGGTGGCCGAACTCAAAGCATGCGTTCTGGGTGTGCATGGGTCCATGGGCGCTCCTCAAGACTGGGAAACTGCAGCCGCCTACCTCAGTCGCGCCGCAAAGGTTCCCGATACCGTCGTAGATGGAAGCTTTGCAGAGGAGATGGTGCCGACAGCTGAGGTGCCGGATCCGCCACGTCTAACCCTGGATGCTGCGGCCGAGTCTCTGTGCGGACTGTTCCTCCGCGAGTTTGAAAAAGCTGCTGAAGAGGGTGATGGCTCAAAGGTAACGCGCTTCTTCAAGCTGTTTCCCTTGATTGGCCGCACAGACGTAGGTTTGGATGCATATGGGCGATATGTATGCCAGGGTGTAGCTTCGCGTGCGCGGGCAAACTTCAACTCGGCTGCACCTGCACAGAGAAACGAGGGCTTCTTCTACGGCAACACCATTACCAAACTGTTCGAGCACATTGCGCAGATTGTCGATGGCCACGAGCCGTTGGTAGAGCGTCATTATGGTCCTGGAATGATGCAAAAGGTCATTGAACGTTTACAGATTGAGGCCGACGTGCAAGGTGGCATCGTGCTCGACACATGGCATGAAGAGCGCCATATTGACCGCAAGCTTACCGAAATCAAATCCTATGCCTTTTCCTTTCTAGTCCAGAGCTTTCTCCCTGCGAAACCTACCAACGGAACACCTCGTTCAAGCTCACCAGCTAATGGTGGAGTTCGGACAAGCGAAGACCAAGGAGTGGACATGAAGGAGATTGACAGCTTGCTCGGAGAGGGGGCGTTGATACTAGGACGCTACGCTCTGTACGCGCGTTTCCTCTCCGATAAGTGCGCA CCTGCTGAGCCTGAAGACCGCATCGATTATGGCTTAGTCATGCCCAACTTCTTAGCCACCAGCAACCTCCATAAGAAGGTGAGCAGCCACCTCATCGACCCTTTTAATGCCATGACAACATTCTTCTTCCGTCGATCTGTGGAGAAGGCTTTCCAGTTGGACGAGTCGCCCTCGGATCTCACACTCAACCCCAGCAAGCCCCTTGGGTCCAACCCACCCTTCATTACCTCTGCCGTTGACGATGTCATGTACATTGTTAACCAGGTTCTTCAAAGAACACTCGCGACATCACAACGCGCCGTCGTCTCAAGCGTTGTACCTGCAGTGAGCCATATCCTAGGCTCTGAGTTTATTGGTATGATACAGCGAAAGATGCGGGACGAGAGCTACCCGAAGCCTGTCATACAAGGTGGCCTGCCTCCAGAAGACAAAGTCATCGCTTTTCTGGTACTCATCAACAATCTCGACATCGCAAATGACTACGTCAAGCGCATTGTCCACCAGCAGCTCGGTAGCCAAGCGCAAAATGGTGGAGAGGATATCAAGTCACCACTGCACGACTTGTTTCCCTTTGGACACGATGCGACGTTTGTTGAGAATACACTGAAATCAATGGAGAAGGCTTTCGCGTCCAAGAGTGGGGACCTGCTCAACGACGGCATTACTGTCCTCTTCACAAACGTCCTCAAACCTCGCATTCGGCCAATCCTGGCCGAAGCTTTCCGGGACATCAAATACGACATTGAAGAGGACGATATCAATGgggatgaagaagaagaagatgtGGATGTTGTCAAGTCGCGTTTCGATCGCGGTTGGGGTATCGTGATTCGTCCCATCAAGCGCATCTTGACTTCGGCGAACTTCGACCGTCTCCTTTCGTTAGGGCTGAACTATCTCGCGTCTGCGCTCGAAAAGCGAATCCGAAGTTATTATGGCCGGGTAAATGAACTAGGCGCAGTGAGACTGGAGCGCGACGTCGCAGGTATCATCGCAGCGGCTACCAGCGGCGGAGCATACTCTTTACGTGATGCTTTCCAAAAGTGCACGCAAATGACGTTGATTCTCAACATGGAGGACGATGAATTCGATGAGGTCGCAGACGACACGACAGGCGATTCGGGCATATCATGGGTCATGGATGCAGAGGAAAGGAAGAGAGTAAGAGCCATCGTCAAAGGGTAA
- a CDS encoding Mcp5-PH multi-domain protein has translation MATEYFSDQEYTSNQPLPTPAGTPYSSLSRRNSRYDGPGSDVASSPPPLPPDPGFTSSDDFANDENISILDPRRFTPTLHANLVSEILNLRRELDSKHRFIDDLESNLHATRTDNDALTKQLSAVAKENKQVKRQLQHFENETLAALEEIAEERDKSKAANADLREKLAAAEKRTRIQDDDSTKVHDMWAREKDQWAGEKRVLERRVHVSETRLKMLLEEIAAHEAANDEAGLISDADDQAIDNVPESDAGSIRSSPQRSPQRSPQRRSSTRLTRHSRNQSNSSYKSIGRNYRMSLLSFDGHNRGNGISLADELIFDEVDEEEEELLDLELDSDDFPEHEMRARRQLESRQSTMLPDEKAKRILGLSSEPQQISPIMEESEPRKQSHETGKSSVTLTQREINLIWPPTRPIYVDTGVQPSPPASPTKPTFVETGCQTIEPPAQVKSNDVPSTAAEIEANQSRKRVSVPLNSSPLSQANAVTSMMTSSSVQTVDQPLSPPPTPKIPVPSETTELPQTELVSIATQTDAPPEPKPELPKRASPPAPITIPSIAIHAPSSAPSSPRAPILPPCTKTVSTQTSGDLIISMRSASMQTEPIRIDQRPVKLPAHLLPSAISSNPGTPEIKAKNDLDYSPVSDTEKSTLNTSARQDLMSRLVEKAGDKKIENRYPGNNDNGPLSRKLHADILSRPFRTSSLFAGFDGPSSDEEEDDGELSDGDYRGSQFSTPMLSSRNAKSGRPVNPPTPVPEDKEPMPRPSVDSVNSMASKRSSMEKPARVGKSQRNSIGRQPSIRRSAMIQSSTAAHARSRSPSIGSLGSGNYIPKPPFPVPTRSSSRNKPISKSEGSQSPTPRNSGSYPGRRPYGVKHQRKDSIRKVRSAAPVTRPSRPRSRSPTLPATPSNADTHSIPPLPSDIISASGYRHRHQMSTATAATAQSGTSTSISQTSVVDAIAAAMIGEFMWKYVRKRKAFGGPETSPADTRAAEEASLATHGVRHKRWVWISPYERAILWSSKQPTTGSALMGKSGRKLIIQSVLDVADTCPPPKNETLFNRSILILTPARALKFTTTSRERHYLWLTALSFLAHSSSPMPDLAALPPIPPPVDEFEQRQQGATLRRSRVQDSVRLAKGKVNPVMARYAAQEEPIPSLPSLAGFDVAVADSASPPTIPRGPNHGRKRSSTGPSAPPPSIPFRSFSHQHVPSVYSNVSSDMYSAGMPPSAPSSVYNPNSGLVSSRTSEASTSTNRHFFEAMGTVRMEAFIDNALGDQKVGYGVRASHMHHRRRRGSSQWSASTRDAANRNGGVFDFETCDPFRGF, from the exons ATGGCTACAGAATACTTTTCGGATCAGGAGTATACTAGCAATCAACCGCTTCCCACTCCTGCTGGCACTCCATACAGTTCTCTATCACGGCGGAATTCAAGATATGACGGGCCAGGCAGTGATGTCGCTAGTTCACCCCCTCCCCTTCCACCAGATCCTGGCTTCACCAGCTCGGACGATTTCGCCAATGATGAGAACATTTCTATTCTCGACCCGCGGCGATTCACCCCTACCTTGCATGCCAACTTAGTCTCTGAAATCCTGAACCTTCGTCGGGAGCTTGACTCGAAACATCGATTCATTGACGACCTGGAGTCGAACTTACATGCTACGCGGACCGATAACGATGCCCTCACAAAACAGCTATCGGCGGTTGCCAAAGAGAACAAACAAGTGAAACGCCAACTGCAGCACTTTGAGAATGAAACACTTGCGGCACTGGAAGAGATTGCGGAAGAGAGGGATAAGAGCAAGGCAGCCAATGCTGATCTGCGGGAAAAGCTTGCTGCAGCAGAAAAGAGGACACGCATCCAAGATGATGATTCCACCAAAGTGCACGACATGTGGGCTCGTGAAAAGGATCAGTGGGCTGGAGAGAAGCGGGTGTTGGAGCGACGCGTCCATGTATCTGAGACACGCCTGAAGATGCTCCTAGAGGAGATTGCCGCGCATGAAGCTGCCAACGACGAGGCTGGCCTCATTAGCGACGCAGACGACCAGGCCATTGACAATGTTCCTGAAAGCGATGCAGGTAGTATCCGTTCTTCCCCCCAACGATCACCCCAACGGTCACCCCAACGAAGATCCTCCACTCGTCTCACCCGTCACTCAAGGAACCAAAGCAACAGCAGCTACAAGAGTATTGGACGCAACTACCGCATGTCTTTGTTGAGCTTCGACGGACACAACCGTGGTAACGGTATCAGCCTTGCCGACGAGCTGATTTTCGACGAAGTtgacgaggaagaggaggaacTGTTGGATCTGGAGCTTGATTCTGACGACTTCCCCGAGCACGAAATGCGTGCACGCAGACAACTCGAATCTCGACAATCGACAATGCTGCCAGACGAAAAGGCCAAACGCATCCTGGGACTGAGCAGTGAGCCACAGCAGATTAGCCCTATAATGGAAGAGAGCGAACCTCGCAAGCAGTCTCACGAGACTGGCAAGTCATCGGTTACTCTGACGCAGCGGGAAATCAACCTCATCTGGCCACCAACACGACCAATCTACGTCGACACTGGTGTGCAACCTTCGCCTCCAGCTTCGCCTACAAAGCCAACTTTTGTCGAGACTGGATGCCAAACGATCGAGCCTCCGGCGCAGGTCAAGTCCAACGATGTGCCATCTACTGCTGCGGAGATTGAAGCAAACCAGAGCCGAAAGCGTGTCTCAGTTCCCTTGAACTCCAGTCCACTATCCCAGGCCAATGCTGTAACCAGCATGATGACTTCAAGCTCTGTGCAGACAGTCGACCAGCCCCTAAGTCCACCACCGACACCCAAGATCCCTGTTCCATCAGAAACCACCGAGCTCCCTCAAACCGAGTTGGTGTCAATAGCCACGCAGACAGACGCCCCGCCTGAGCCAAAGCCTGAGCTACCCAAACGAGCTTCACCGCCAGCCCCGATTACTATTCCGTCAATTGCCATTCATGCACCCTCGTCTGCCCCTTCGTCCCCTCGAGCACCCATCCTTCCACCATGTACCAAGACGGTGTCTACACAGACGAGCGGGGATTTGATCATCTCGATGCGTTCAGCTTCCATGCAGACCGAGCCTATTCGAATTGACCAAAGACCTGTCAAGCTTCCTGCACATCTCCTCCCTTCTGCCATTTCTTCGAACCCTGGAACGCCTGAAATCAAGGCGAAGAACGACTTGGACTACTCTCCTGTGAGCGACACCGAAAAGTCTACATTGAACACATCGGCTCGTCAGGATCTAATGAGTCGTCTTGTTGAGAAGGCTGGTGACAAGAAGATTGAGAACCGCTACCCTGGAAACAATGACAACGGTCCTCTGTCACGCAAACTCCATGCCGACATACTCAGCCGACCGTTCCGAACAAGCAGTCTCTTCGCAGGCTTTGATGGCCCATCTTCTGATGAGGAAGAAGACGATGGCGAACTGAGCGATGGTGACTACAGGGGCTCGCAATTTTCGACTCCCATGCTTTCCTCGCGCAACGCAAAGAGCGGACGGCCTGTGAACCCTCCAACGCCTGTACCAGAAGACAAGGAGCCCATGCCCAGGCCCTCGGTAGACTCTGTCAACTCGATGGCGTCTAAGCGTAGCTCGATGGAAAAGCCAGCCAGAGTTGGCAAATCGCAACGCAACTCAATCGGCCGCCAGCCCAGCATCCGACGATCTGCCATGATTCAGAGCAGCACTGCAGCCCATGCCCGCTCGCGTAGTCCAAGTATCGGCAGTCTGGGCTCTGGTAACTACATTCCCAAGCCGCCCTTCCCGGTACCTACTCGATCAAGCTCGCGCAACAAGCCAATAAGCAAGAGTGAGGGGTCGCAGAGCCCTACGCCTCGCAACAGCGGCTCCTACCCTGGCCGCCGTCCATATGGCGTGAAGCACCAGCGCAAGGATAGCATACGCAAGGTGCGATCCGCTGCTCCGGTCACCAGGCCTTCTCGTCCTCGCAGCAGGTCCCCCACACTTCCTGCCACCCCCAGCAATGCCGATACTCACTCGATCCCGCCGCTACCCAGCGACATCATCAGCGCGAGCGGCTACCGCCATCGTCACCAGATGTCCACTGCTACAGCAGCTACGGCTCAGTCTGGTACCAGCACCTCGATCAGCCAGACCAGTGTCGTCGATGCAATTGCGGCAGCCATGATTGGCGAGTTCATGTGGAAGTACGTCCGCAAGAGGAAGGCCTTTGGTGGCCCTGAGACGTCGCCAGCAGATACTCGTGCAGCAGAGGAAGCTTCCCTTGCCACTCATGGTGTGAGGCACAAGCGTTGGGTTTGGATTTCGCCATACGAGCGAGCAATTCTGTGGAGCAGCAAGCAGCCAACCACCGGCTCTGCATTGATGGGCAAGAGTGGTCGCAAAC TCATCATTCAATCGGTTCTCGATGTTGCCGATACCTGTCCTCCGCCTAAGAATGAGACACTCTTCAACCGCTCCATTCTCATCCTCACCCCTGCACGCGCTCTCAAATTCACCACCACATCGCGCGAACGTCATTACCTGTGGCTGACTGCACTATCCTTCCTCGCCCATTCAAGCTCGCCTATGCCGGATCTTGCAGCCCTACCTCCTATACCACCCCCAGTCGACGAGTTCGAGCAACGCCAGCAGGGTGCAACTCTCCGCCGCAGCCGTGTTCAAGACTCTGTTCGTCTCGCCAAGGGCAAGGTCAACCCAGTCATGGCCCGCTACGCAGCACAAGAGGAGCCCATACCTAGTCTACCATCCCTTGCAGGCTTCGACGTGGCAGTCGCCGACTCTGCTAGTCCGCCTACTATCCCGCGTGGTCCGAATCACGGCAGAAAGAGGAGTTCGACCGGCCCGAGCGCGCCGCCCCCGAGCATTCCGTTCCGCAGTTTCTCACATCAGCACGTGCCGTCCGTATACTCAAATGTCTCCTCGGACATGTACAGCGCTGGCATGCCACCATCCGCTCCGAGCTCTGTATACAACCCCAATAGCGGCCTAGTGAGCTCCAGGACGTCCGAGGCCAGCACATCCACCAACCGCCACTTCTTTGAAGCCATGGGCACCGTTCGTATGGAGGCATTCATCGACAACGCTCTCGGCGACCAAAAGGTGGGCTATGGCGTGCGCGCATCACACATGCACCACCGTCGTCGTCGCGGCAGCAGCCAATGGAGCGCCAGCACCCGCGACGCGGCCAACCGAAACGGCGGCGTCTTTGACTTTGAGACGTGCGATCCATTCCGCGGCTTCTGA
- a CDS encoding RhaT, Permease drug-metabolite transporter (DMT) superfamily, with product MDSTAHFLYAAHELDARSGGMGGDTGTRPASYKIVGLVLAIASGLFIGSSFVIKKHGLLQANTKYNEEAGEGYGYLKNAWWWLGMTLMIVGEICNLVAYAFTDAILVTPMGALSVVVCAILSTIFLKERLSFVGKVGCFNCIIGSVVIAVNAPQQSSVARIEDMKRWVLTPGFLSYAGVIVVACVIIAIWVAPKYGKKTMMVYITICSLIGGLSVVATQGLGAAVVAQASGTYGGQFKQWFLYVLLVFVVITLLTEIIYLNKALNLFNAALVTPTYYVFFTSATIVTSAVLFQGFKGTPLQIVTVIMGFFQICSGVVLLQLSKSAKDVPDSAVFKGDLDQVRTVAEMEEPEYEPRADALRGGSAIIRSLSKARSHKELAEAKKIQEEHMEPIGEGEQVEFDGLRRRKTILDPSRPPTRNTTIVQTRTIHPPLGMSQFPTDDSDDDNDSFHPGFFQRLRSRGKSTSSRDSARTPVHSVVGMQNLPPIPQADGSSDRDSDVNSYKHDMSRDTSYKSHDTSYKPLDNHIQFASLPDPPRHHERNGSGSSSLAPPRASAQTAKRQFSFQNVFTRSRPDSMGESSSSKRPTSRHSRKSSRERAAVATATEEERLGLVKGDSANLLPIVSHGSNEAVPELAGPPVYSDDWDMVRTESPGYEPERIQTSQPGVRRVETDMTELSPRDDKEYEKNVSGQRRFL from the exons ATGGACTCGACCGCACATTTTCTATATGCCGCCCACGAGCTTGACGCCCGCTCTGGGGGCATGGGCGGGGACACCGGAACCCGCCCGGCTTCGTACAAAATCGTTGGTCTTGTTTTGGCCATCGCATCGGGATTGTTTATCGGGTCGTCGTTTGTCATCAAGAAGCATGGTCTGTTACAGGCGAACACAAAGTACAACGAGGAGGCAGGCGAAGGCTATGGCTACCTCAAAAACGCTTGGTGGTGGCTCGGCATGACGCTCATGATTGTTGGAGAAATATG TAATCTGGTCGCATACGCTTTCACCGACGCTATCCTTGTAACACCCATGGGCGCTTTATCCGTTGTCGTCTGCGCTATACTGTCCACTATATTCTTAAAGGAACGCCTGAGTTTTGTAGGAAAAGTAGGCTGTTTCAACTGCATCATAGGATCTGTAGTCATTGCTGTGAACGCTCCACAACAATCCTCGGTTGCCCGCATCGAAGACATGAAGAGATGGGTACTTACCCCAGGCTTCCTCAGCTATGCCGGTGTCATCGTTGTCGCCTGTGTTATAATCGCTATTTGGGTGGCTCCCAAGTACGGAAAGAAGACCATGATGGTCTACATTACCATCTGCAGTCTGATCGGAGGACTCAGTGTCGTCGCAACCCAAGGTCTTGGTGCTGCAGTAGTAGCACAGGCTTCGGGCACGTACGGTGGCCAATTCAAGCAGTGGTTCCTTTACGTGCTGCTAGTCTTTGTGGTAATAACTTTACTAACAGAAATTATTTATCTAAAC AAAGCCTTGAACCTCTTCAACGCTGCGTTGGTAACACCTACATACTACGTCTTCTTCACTTCCGCGACCATTGTCACCTCCGCGGTGCTGTTTCAGGGTTTCAAAGGCACACCCCTCCAGATCGTCACCGTCATCATGGGCTTCTTCCAGATCTGTTCCGGAGTCGTCCTGCTCCAGTTATCCAAGTCGGCAAAGGATGTTCCCGACTCTGCTGTCTTCAAAGGAGATCTCGATCAAGTGCGAACTGTCGCCGAAATGGAGGAGCCAGAATATGAGCCCCGAGCTGATGCCCTCCGCGGCGGTTCGGCCATCATCCGATCACTTTCGAAAGCCAGGTCACACAAGGAGCTTGCCGAGGCCAAGAAGATACAGGAAGAGCATATGGAACCGATTGGCGAAGGCGAGCAAGTGGAATTTGACGGGCTCCGGAGACGCAAAACTATCCTTGACCCTAGTCGGCCACCTACGCGCAACACCACAATTGTACAGACAAGGACGATACATCCGCCTCTTGGCATGTCGCAGTTCCCAACTGACGATTCGGATGACGATAACGATAGTTTCCACCCTGGTTTCTTCCAGCGATTACGGTCCCGTGGCAAGTCTACCAGTAGTCGCGATAGTGCGCGTACTCCCGTGCACTCTGTTGTTGGAATGCAAAATCTTCCGCCCATCCCGCAAGCCGATGGCTCATCGGACCGCGACTCGGACGTGAACTCCTACAAGCACGACATGTCACGAGACACTTCCTACAAATCGCATGATACGTCCTACAAGCCGCTCGACAACCACATCCAGTTCGCCTCGCTCCCCGATCCGCCCCGCCACCACGAACGTAACGGCTCCGGTTCGTCCTCCCTCGCCCCTCCCAGAGCATCCGCGCAAACAGCGAAACGCCAATTCTCTTTCCAAAACGTCTTCACTCGCAGTCGTCCCGACTCGATGGGCGAATCGTCAAGCAGCAAGCGACCAACTAGTAGGCACAGTCGGAAGAGCAGCAGAGAACGCGCAGCAGTTGCCACCGCGACCGAGGAAGAGCGTTTGGGACTCGTTAAGGGCGATTCCGCAAACTTGCTTCCCATCGTCAGCCACGGTAGTAACGAAGCTGTACCAGAGTTGGCCGGTCCGCCAGTGTACTCAGACGACTGGGATATGGTGCGAACAGAGAGCCCAGGATACGAGCCCGAGAGGATCCAAACTTCGCAGCCAGGCGTCCGGCGAGTGGAGACGGATATGACCGAGCTCAGTCCTCGGGACGATAAAGAATACGAGAAGAATGTTTCGGGACAAAGGCGTTTCTTGTAG